From a single Hypanus sabinus isolate sHypSab1 chromosome 7, sHypSab1.hap1, whole genome shotgun sequence genomic region:
- the LOC132396960 gene encoding uncharacterized protein LOC132396960, which yields MWQKWNGTVQSPQSLQKRSKRNTTLTSLPWPSQWYQWATYTAGMKKRRNCYLCSRASPAQHVVPMPYNSSTCTRWQREYRERCERQCPGLIKACFLKLCVKTDPCYQSCMRNAPMCPYWCMLYQASLQFDQHKLASDCNYSRPWAINKRSQTPTLEQLIMQYQLSYECFTLTGACPVGHCRGNCTQMWDVTPGERHVVGSPPPEGTLDAQTIPLADTWWLCGEEGGLRPTLPLNWAGTCTRVMLLQEVIVSPEVHFNTDISEKQTLLRKRRKYEPDWTIWIDSIEQPRGIPNKFKARNEIAAGFEALLPLIGTIKDVEWINYIYYNQQRFINYTDDALEALGQWLDATSKMACAE from the coding sequence ATGTGGCAGAAATGGAATGGGACTGTTCAGTCCCCACAGAGCCTACAGAAAAGAAGTAAGAGGAACACAACACTTACCTCCTTGCCATGGCCTAGTCAGTGGTACCAATGGGCAACTTACACGGCAGGAATGAAGAAGAGACGGAATTGCTACCTGTGCTCAAGGGCAAGCCCCGCTCAGCATGTAGTTCCCATGCCTTATAACTCCTCCACTTGCACGCGGTGGCAAAGAGAGTATAGGGAGCGATGTGAACGACAGTGTCCAGGTTTGATTAAGGCTTGTTTCCTGAAGCTTTGTGTTAAAACAGATCCCTGCTATCAAAGCTGTATGAGAAATGCACCAATGTGCCCATATTGGTGTATGTTATATCAGGCTTCCCTGCAGTTTGATCAACACAAGCTTGCCTCTGACTGCAACTACAGCAGACCATGGGCTATAAACAAAAGAAGCCAGACACCTACACTGGAACAGCTTATAATGCAGTATCAGTTGAGCTATGAATGTTTTACACTGACAGGTGCTTGTCCAGTGGGTCATTGCAGAGGTAACTGCACTCAGATGTGGGATGTGACCCCAGGCGAAAGACACGTAGTAGGTTCCCCTCCACCCGAAGGTACATTGGACGCACAGACCATCCCCTTAGCAGACACCTGGTGGCTGTGTGGTGAGGAAGGGGGTCTGAGACCCACACTTCCTCTCAATTGGGCAGGTACGTGTACACGTGTTATGCTACTTCAAGAAGTTATAGTATCCCCAGAAGTACACTTCAACACTGATATCTCTGAAAAGCAGACACTATTGCGGAAAAGGAGAAAATATGAACCGGACTGGACGATCTGGATAGATAGTATAGAACAGCCGAGAGGTATACCTAACAAATTTAAGGCGAGGaatgagattgctgcaggcttCGAAGCACTTCTACCCTTGATAGGAACTATTAAGGatgttgaatggataaattatatatattacaatcagcaaagattcatcaactacaccgatgatgcaTTGGAGGCCTTGGGACAATGGTTAGATGCAACTAGCAAAATGGCGTGCGCAGAATAG